From a region of the Cucumis sativus cultivar 9930 chromosome 6, Cucumber_9930_V3, whole genome shotgun sequence genome:
- the PIP2-4 gene encoding aquaporin PIP2-7-like, with amino-acid sequence MGKDVEVAEQGEFQSKDYQDPPPAPLIDPEELTKWSLYRAAIAEFIATLLFLYVTVLTVIGYSHGRATDADPCSGVGILGIAWAFGGMIFILVYCTAGISGGHINPAVTFGLFLARKVSLVRALLYIIAQCAGAICGCGLVKAFQSAYYVRYNGGANMLSDGYNKGTGLGAEIIGTFVLVYTVFSATDPKRNARDSHVPVLAPLPIGFAVFMVHLATIPITGTGINPARSFGAAVIFNKEKAWDDQWIFWVGPFIGAAIAAIYHQYVLRAGAIKALGSFRSNA; translated from the exons ATGGGGAAAGACGTTGAAGTTGCTGAGCAAGGTGAATTCCAAAGCAAAGACTACCAAGACCCACCTCCCGCCCCTCTTATCGATCCCGAAGAGCTCACCAAATGGTCCCTTTACAGAGCCGCCATCGCCGAGTTCATCGCCACTCTCCTCTTCCTTTACGTCACCGTTTTGACCGTTATTGGTTACTCCCACGGAAGGGCCACTGACGCTGATCCCTGTAGCGGCGTTGGCATCCTCGGTATCGCTTGGGCCTTCGGTGGTATGATCTTCATTCTTGTTTACTGCACCGCCGGTATCTCCGGTGGCCACATTAACCCTGCTGTCACTTTCGGCCTTTTCTTGGCTCGTAAAGTCTCTCTGGTTCGTGCTCTGTTATACATCATTGCTCAATGTGCCGGTGCTATTTGCGGCTGTGGCTTGGTTAAGGCCTTCCAATCTGCTTATTATGTTAGATATAATGGTGGTGCTAACATGCTTAGCGATGGTTACAACAAAGGAACTGGGTTAGGTGCTGAAATTATTGGGACTTTTGTTCTTGTTTACACTGTTTTCTCTGCTACTGATCCCAAGAGAAACGCCAGAGATTCTCACGTTCCT GTTTTGGCTCCTCTCCCAATTGGGTTTGCCGTGTTTATGGTTCATTTGGCTACAATCCCCATTACCGGAACTGGAATTAACCCTGCTAGAAGTTTCGGAGCTGCTGTCATTTTCAACAAAGAGAAAGCCTGGGATGATCAA TGGATCTTCTGGGTTGGACCATTTATTGGAGCTGCAATTGCTGCAATTTACCATCAGTATGTGCTCAGAGCTGGCGCCATTAAAGCTCTGGGATCTTTCAGGAGCAACGCTTGA
- the LOC101210532 gene encoding probable E3 ubiquitin-protein ligase MARCH10 isoform X2 codes for MNFVGGNVMSSSDGAVSEHLHKAEDSAGTNHWKKRNLFLEIPSRTTDFVAIKMPPTSSPTPRKVNFVLTPTSSDAIASGSSGPSSSRGKSSIKTLFPKLSFIYRSSSDVEAVSSLVSEASSSSGTHEKSQGLKPLSVATMFTPRSKQASSLPVTPIAHCNSESTHDENKESEQESVRRGSQKRISRSLSLPVNNKSRSIRRTDSFFRVIPSTPRPKEGDMRSSTSTTVERETKEANGEDISEEDAICRICMVELCEGGETLKMECSCKGALALAHQECAVKWFSIKGNKTCEVCKKEVQNLPVTLLKIQSIRTQVFGVARTQQDNVNGYRVWQEFPVLVIVSILAYFCFLEQLLVAKMGTSAIAISLPFSCVLGLLSSMTSSTMVKRRFIWVYATVQFGMVVLFSHIFYTVVGVQAVLAIILATLTGFGIIMSGSSIIVEFLRWRSRWGLPMGQQHLDSQRLAQPVQPPIAISSLHNAIPRQHHPVVESLSRS; via the exons ATGAATTTTGTTGGGGGAAATGTTATGAGTTCAAGTGATGGGGCAGTTTCAGAACATCTCCATAAG GCCGAGGACTCGGCTGGGACtaaccattggaagaaaaggaatCTTTTCCTTGAGATACCGTCGCGAACGACAGATTTTGTTGCAATAAAAATGCCGCCAACATCAAGTCCTACACCAAGGAAAGTGAATTTTGTGTTAACACCTACTTCTTCAGATGCTATAGCTAGTGGATCTTCAGGGCCATCTTCATCCAGAGGCAAATCATCTATCAAAACTCTCTTCCCGAAGCTTAGCTTCATTTACCGAAGTTCCTCGGATGTTGAGGCAGTGTCCAGTCTTGTTTCTGAGGCTTCTTCGTCTTCAGGGACACATGAAAAGTCTCAAGGCTTAAAGCCCTTGTCTGTGGCGACGATGTTTACGCCTAGGTCGAAGCAGGCTTCATCACTACCTGTAACTCCTATAGCTCATTGTAATTCAGAATCTACACATGATGAAAACAAGGAAAGTGAACAGGAATCAGTA AGAAGAGGATCTCAGAAACGGATATCTCGCTCGCTTTCTCTTCCAGTCAATAACAAGTCTAGAAGTATAAGGAGAACAGATTCATTTTTCCGTGTAATTCCTTCAACTCCACGACCGAAGGAAGGGGATATGAGATCGAGTACTTCAACAACGGTAGAAAGAG AAACTAAAGAAGCCAATGGTGAAGACATCTCTGAAGAAGACGCTATTTGTAGAATCTGCATGGTTGAATTGTGTGAAGGAGGTGAGACTCTAAAGATGGAATGCAGCTGCAAAGGAGCACTTGCTCTGGCTCACCAAGAATGTGCAGTCAAATGGTTTAGTATCAAGGGAAACAAAACGTGTGAAGTTTGCAAGAAAGAAGTTCAAAACCTTCCTGTAACTTTGCTAAAGATCCAGAGCATTCGAACTCAAGTATTTGGGGTCGCTAGAACTCAGCAGGACAATGTTAATGGATATAG GGTCTGGCAGGAGTTTCCCGTGCTCGTCATTGTTAGCATACTTGCCTACTTCTGCTTTCTTGAGCAACTACTG GTTGCAAAAATGGGCACCAGTGCAATTGCTATTTCACTTCCTTTTTCTTGCGTTTTGGGTCTACTCTCATCAATGACCTCTTCAACTATGG tgAAAAGAAGATTTATATGGGTATATGCAACAGTGCAATTTGGTATGGTGGTTCTCTTCTCACACATATTTTACACTGTG GTTGGTGTCCAAGCAGTTTTGGCTATCATATTGGCTACATTAACTGGGTTTGGCATCATCATGAGTGGAAGTTCAATcattgttgaatttttaagaTGGCGATCACGATGGGGGCTACCAATGGGACAACAGCACCTTGACTCTCAAAGATTAGCACAACCGGTACAACCACCTATAGCTATAAGTTCACTACATAATGCTATACCCCGCCAGCATCACCCAGTTGTCGAATCATTAAGCAGAAGTTGA
- the LOC101210532 gene encoding probable E3 ubiquitin-protein ligase MARCH10 isoform X1, which yields MNFVGGNVMSSSDGAVSEHLHKAEDSAGTNHWKKRNLFLEIPSRTTDFVAIKMPPTSSPTPRKVNFVLTPTSSDAIASGSSGPSSSRGKSSIKTLFPKLSFIYRSSSDVEAVSSLVSEASSSSGTHEKSQGLKPLSVATMFTPRSKQASSLPVTPIAHCNSESTHDENKESEQESVRRGSQKRISRSLSLPVNNKSRSIRRTDSFFRVIPSTPRPKEGDMRSSTSTTVERETKEANGEDISEEDAICRICMVELCEGGETLKMECSCKGALALAHQECAVKWFSIKGNKTCEVCKKEVQNLPVTLLKIQSIRTQVFGVARTQQDNVNGYRVWQEFPVLVIVSILAYFCFLEQLLMQVAKMGTSAIAISLPFSCVLGLLSSMTSSTMVKRRFIWVYATVQFGMVVLFSHIFYTVVGVQAVLAIILATLTGFGIIMSGSSIIVEFLRWRSRWGLPMGQQHLDSQRLAQPVQPPIAISSLHNAIPRQHHPVVESLSRS from the exons ATGAATTTTGTTGGGGGAAATGTTATGAGTTCAAGTGATGGGGCAGTTTCAGAACATCTCCATAAG GCCGAGGACTCGGCTGGGACtaaccattggaagaaaaggaatCTTTTCCTTGAGATACCGTCGCGAACGACAGATTTTGTTGCAATAAAAATGCCGCCAACATCAAGTCCTACACCAAGGAAAGTGAATTTTGTGTTAACACCTACTTCTTCAGATGCTATAGCTAGTGGATCTTCAGGGCCATCTTCATCCAGAGGCAAATCATCTATCAAAACTCTCTTCCCGAAGCTTAGCTTCATTTACCGAAGTTCCTCGGATGTTGAGGCAGTGTCCAGTCTTGTTTCTGAGGCTTCTTCGTCTTCAGGGACACATGAAAAGTCTCAAGGCTTAAAGCCCTTGTCTGTGGCGACGATGTTTACGCCTAGGTCGAAGCAGGCTTCATCACTACCTGTAACTCCTATAGCTCATTGTAATTCAGAATCTACACATGATGAAAACAAGGAAAGTGAACAGGAATCAGTA AGAAGAGGATCTCAGAAACGGATATCTCGCTCGCTTTCTCTTCCAGTCAATAACAAGTCTAGAAGTATAAGGAGAACAGATTCATTTTTCCGTGTAATTCCTTCAACTCCACGACCGAAGGAAGGGGATATGAGATCGAGTACTTCAACAACGGTAGAAAGAG AAACTAAAGAAGCCAATGGTGAAGACATCTCTGAAGAAGACGCTATTTGTAGAATCTGCATGGTTGAATTGTGTGAAGGAGGTGAGACTCTAAAGATGGAATGCAGCTGCAAAGGAGCACTTGCTCTGGCTCACCAAGAATGTGCAGTCAAATGGTTTAGTATCAAGGGAAACAAAACGTGTGAAGTTTGCAAGAAAGAAGTTCAAAACCTTCCTGTAACTTTGCTAAAGATCCAGAGCATTCGAACTCAAGTATTTGGGGTCGCTAGAACTCAGCAGGACAATGTTAATGGATATAG GGTCTGGCAGGAGTTTCCCGTGCTCGTCATTGTTAGCATACTTGCCTACTTCTGCTTTCTTGAGCAACTACTG ATGCAGGTTGCAAAAATGGGCACCAGTGCAATTGCTATTTCACTTCCTTTTTCTTGCGTTTTGGGTCTACTCTCATCAATGACCTCTTCAACTATGG tgAAAAGAAGATTTATATGGGTATATGCAACAGTGCAATTTGGTATGGTGGTTCTCTTCTCACACATATTTTACACTGTG GTTGGTGTCCAAGCAGTTTTGGCTATCATATTGGCTACATTAACTGGGTTTGGCATCATCATGAGTGGAAGTTCAATcattgttgaatttttaagaTGGCGATCACGATGGGGGCTACCAATGGGACAACAGCACCTTGACTCTCAAAGATTAGCACAACCGGTACAACCACCTATAGCTATAAGTTCACTACATAATGCTATACCCCGCCAGCATCACCCAGTTGTCGAATCATTAAGCAGAAGTTGA
- the LOC105435793 gene encoding proline-rich receptor-like protein kinase PERK9, whose protein sequence is MVKTIHLSCLLFIFVSLFNNVSFSLEQPQQLPPSPSPVNSPPLPSPTPLPHAPASSPVESPLHSPPAPPPSDLPHTPSPAPLLPPVSSPSISPAADSDSSNITSGGGGEDSEVSKGGMNGGKKAGIAVGVIAALCFVGIGGFVYKKRQDNIRRSQYGNAARSSFL, encoded by the coding sequence ATGGTGAAAACCATTCATCTCTCTTgtcttcttttcatctttgtttctttgttcaaCAATGTCTCTTTCTCTTTGGAACAACCACAGCAACTtcctccatctccatctcctgTAAATTCTCCTCCACTACCTTCTCCTACTCCACTCCCTCACGCTCCAGCCAGTTCTCCGGTCGAATCTCCTCTGCATTCTCCTCCTGCGCCTCCTCCTTCAGATCTCCCTCATACTCCATCTCCAGCGCCTCTTCTTCCTCCTGTATCCTCTCCTTCTATTTCACCAGCGGCTGATAGTGATTCCAGTAATATTACTTCCGGTGGCGGTGGAGAAGACTCCGAAGTCTCTAAAGGTGGGATGAATGGAGGAAAGAAGGCTGGAATTGCAGTTGGAGTGATTGCGGCACTGTGTTTTGTTGGAATAGGAGGATTTGTGTACAAGAAGCGTCAGGATAACATTCGTCGATCTCAGTACGGGAATGCTGCTAGGTCTTCGTTTTTGTAA